One Aegilops tauschii subsp. strangulata cultivar AL8/78 chromosome 7, Aet v6.0, whole genome shotgun sequence genomic window carries:
- the LOC109745511 gene encoding solute carrier family 40 member 1 yields the protein MEAGSGGHLVPLLDVHGGGGGGLDASLLRRLYIGHFLARWGARMWEFSVGLYMIRIWPGSLLFAAVYGVVEASSVVVFGPMVGTLVERLTYLQVLGLWLLVQSLSFITAGVSVTGLLIYDQLKDTSFPVFLALVVVTNLSGALAALSTLAGTILIEREWVVVICGGHPPAVLTKTNSMIRRIDLSCKLLAPVLSGFIISFVSTQASAVALALWNLASVWLQYWLFVSVYNGVPALSEDVQLRRESTSALVVAPADEEVQGCGQDAPDWRVGVTERLSILPCWDSWAVYMRQEVMLPGVALAILYFTVLSFGTLMTATLDWKGIPAYVISLARGFSAVVGIAATLLYPVVHSWVSTLRTGLWSVWMQWCCLLLCVGSIWVSDGVASAWVLMAGVAASRLGLWMFDLAVMQLMQDSVPDSDRCVVGGVQNSLQSMFDLLTYIMGIIVSDPKDFSELIVLSFLLVTCAALMYTLHVYRVRKHLLHLDKIFAKMGWCATLQ from the exons ATGGAGGCGGGGAGCGGTGGCCATCTCGTGCCTCTCCTCGAcgtccatggcggcggcggcggcggcttggacGCGTCCCTCCTGCGCCGCCTCTACATCGGCCACTTCCTCGCCAGATGGGGTGCACG TATGTGGGAGTTCTCGGTGGGGCTGTACATGATCCGCATCTGGCCGGGCTCGCTGCTTTTCGCGGCCGTCTACGGCGTCGTCGAGGCCTCCTCCGTCGTCGTCTTCGGCCCCATGGTTGGCACCCTCGTCGAGAGGCTCACATACCTTCAG GTTTTGGGCCTATGGCTGCTGGTTCAAAGCTTATCCTTCATCACTGCTGGGGTTTCGGTAACCGGACTGCTTATCTACGATCAGCTGAAAGACACAAGCTTCCCAGTCTTCTTAGCTCTAGTCGTGGTGACTAACCTGTCGGGCGCGCTCGCGGCGCTCTCAACTCTTGCCGGCACCATACTGATTGAGCGAGAATG GGTGGTGGTGATTTGCGGCGGGCATCCGCCGGCGGTACTGACGAAGACCAACTCGATGATCCGGAGGATCGACCTGAGCTGCAAGCTGCTGGCGCCGGTCCTGTCCGggttcatcatcagcttcgtttCCACGCAGGCCTCCGCGGTGGCGCTTGCGCTGTGGAACCTCGCCTCGGTGTGGCTGCAGTACTGGCTCTTCGTCTCCGTGTACAACGGCGTGCCCGCTCTCAGCGAGGACGTCCAGCTGAGAAGGGAGTCGACCTCAGCGCTGGTGGTGGCACCGGCTGACGAGGAGGTGCAAGGGTGCGGTCAGGACGCACCGGATTGGAGGGTGGGTGTTACGGAGCGGCTCTCCATCCTGCCCTGCTGGGACTCATGGGCGGTTTACATGAGGCAGGAGGTGATGCTGCCAGGGGTTGCTCTTGCCATCCTCTACTTCACAGTACTAAG CTTTGGTACGCTGATGACTGCAACTCTGGACTGGAAAGGCATCCCGGCTTACGTGATCAGCCTGGCACGGGGGTTCAGCGCCGTCGTCGGGATCGCGGCGACCTTGCTGTACCCGGTGGTGCACTCGTGGGTGTCCACGCTTCGAACGGGGCTCTGGTCCGTCTGGATGCAG TGGTGCTGCCTGCTGCTCTGCGTCGGCTCCATCTGGGTGAGCGACGGCGTGGCGTCAGCGTGGGTGCTCATGGCCGGCGTCGCGGCGTCGCGCCTTGGCCTCTGGATGTTCGACCTGGCGGTCATGCAGCTGATGCAGGACAGCGTCCCGGACTCTGACCGGTGCGTCGTCGGAGGGGTCCAGAACTCGCTGCAGTCCATGTTCGACTTGCTCACCTACATCATGGGCATCATCGTCTCCGACCCCAAG GATTTCAGCGAGCTGATCGTCCTGTCCTTCCTGCTGGTGACCTGCGCCGCGCTCATGTACACGCTGCACGTATACCGCGTACGGAAACACCTCTTGCATCTGGACAAGATCTTTGCCAAGATGGGTTGGTGTGCGACCTTGCAATAG